The DNA window CAGTGCCAACATCAGAACAACAGAGAGGATTATAAAAGAAGGTAAAATAATTACAGTTACCATAAACTTATTCTACCATACTATcgtattgtaatattatttggGGCAGTACAAATGCTTCTAGAATTTCTTTATCCTCCAAAAACAGGCCATTCCTTCTGTATTAATCATTTCTCGATTCCACCTTTTAGACTCACTTCCTCGTAACACAGTGTCCGTTTCCAAAGACCTAAACTCTGGAATTCACTCCATGTTATTAATTGTCTCTCaaatattacttttaatatttcttacaAGTGCCTTGTCCATTAACATCATTTTAGTACCAATAATGTGTGACTATAACAGTTTCTTAGTTCTGTTTTAGCCTTTTTCACCTTAAATAGCTGTGACCCCTTTCTATGTGGTATTTTACTCGCTCTTCACCTCTTTCTCTATCTCTGTCTCTTGTGTCATTGTTTCATAGTAAGgcgtatttgtattttgtaaagtACGTTCACATTTATAAGTTTTTTGTGGACTTTCCTCAGTCTTTTTCCTGTTGAAGTTATCATCGTCTGTGTATTATCATATTGCTGATTTCAAAAGTGACTGAAATAAAGTTCtttgaacgaacgaacgaacgaacgaacaaattaataattaattaattaattaattttattgtCGCTGTTAACATACCATGTGTGTCAACCTATTGCAAGTCGTGTTTCGATAACACCTACTTTACTTAATGTTCACATACGAACGAATGCATGAATGAAATtatatatcaaaaatatatatttcaaaaaaaagaagtagaacATACACGCAGACTTTTGAGTTTCTAGAATGAAACCCTTCGAAGTTACATAGGTCCGTTACAAACGATTTCAAGAACAACAAGTTATTTGTCATACTCCAAAAAGTTTATTACCTGCAATACTTTCAATTGTTAAATTCAAACGAATATAATCCTCAAACTATGAGCAAAATATTTAGAAGGGTTTCTATAAGCAAAACGGACATGATAGTATTCTTTTCTATATCTTAATTGCTACATTATCTGGCACTTGCTATTATCAGTACAGTTATTCAGATATCAGCCATCGCGGTAACCATCGGCTACCATTGTTGGCCAACGCTTATAACAGCGGTTATCAATGGTAACCACTGGTTAATCAAATTTCTAACAAACAGGCAACTAAAAAGACAATGTTTTGTTAAGAAAATGAAAGTGGCAGGGGTTTCTCGTAGATGCCTCCGACAACAATGTAAATGCAAAAAATACTTGTTATTTTGAAATACTGtattattatgtaatatatatatatatatatatagttatatatatatatatatatatatatatatacatatatatatataaaaaatgcaaaaaatacttgttattttgaaatactgtataattatgtaatatatatatatatatatatagttatagttatatatagttatatatatatatagttatagttatatatatatatatatatatatatatatatatatatattcacagcTTATGAGTATTTATCATTACTTTCGTATAAGTCACTTGTAACCATTGACCGTATCATCAGTGGTATATACTTGTTTTCATATGTATCTTATCTGAAATAAACCAAATTCTGTGTGTTATTTGTATAATGATGTGTTTAATAACTTGATTTTTATTACAATTTGGAATGAATTGTTAAATTATTTGTCCACGGTTAGTCTCAATAATTATACTTCACTGTTCGAGTATACTTATCATAACTTCTGAATTCTTCATTATTAAACTAGTCATGCAACTTGCTGAGATGGACATGTTACGTCAACACGATTCGTTCCTCTTTACTGAACATTCCAACATTTGTAGCTGGCATCCTTGCCACGACTCCACATTTGCTCTAGAGCGTCCCATCCTCTCACCTGACTAAATACGACGTACTCATCTTGATGCTTTGCATAATGGTACAGACCGTACACCAACGATTGTGCAAACCTGGCTGCTACACAATAATACAGACAATCTCTCTCGATTTGAGTGAGCTGACAGTGTTTAGTGTATCCTCTAAGAAACAACATGGCGGCTTTATCCGTGTCTGGTACTTTACATTGAAGAATGTACATAATGGCGATACCGACATCAAATACTCTGTAGCTGtaacaaatgtgttcaaaatcAATGATACCAGACACACGGATCTCATCCTTGCTGTTTGGTAGCGGTACGGAAGCTAGTACGTTTACATCGTTGTAGTCGCCGTGAATTATagctgccaaaaaaaaaatattgacatgAATGCTAAAGTTGTCTAAATAATCAATTATCAGTTTATCTTAACTTAAAAACACCTTTTATCAGGTAAACATGTCACGACATTGCGTATTAAACGTAGGCCACAAACATCAACTACAGAGAATATTGAGATGTGATCATTAATCAATTTGTTCTAgcaatgtcttttttttctttggtcgTTTTTGAAACGGAAAGGTATACAGTGTAATATAATACTTACCCTCTGTTAACCTGTTTCGGTTGGTAAGTACATGCCTGTCAAAGCTATCTATGACACTTTGAATGGTATGTACTCTTCGTGGATCGTTCACAAAATTGAGCCAGTTCGTCACGTAACTCAGTCGCATCAATGACCATGGATTATTGTCCCCTTTCTCCTTTAAGCAGCCGTAGTCCAGTTTGATACCCTGCAATGGAAATATTCGGGGGTAATGTCCACATTTAGTGCAAAATGAAACCAGCATGCTAATGCACTACAACGTCCAAAGTC is part of the Apostichopus japonicus isolate 1M-3 chromosome 22, ASM3797524v1, whole genome shotgun sequence genome and encodes:
- the LOC139963833 gene encoding hydroxylysine kinase-like, coding for MEGMEFNAFDCGQPFLCPEQVIAYVKEHYQLSVVEIKHFDSYDGQNFYIETVNVEGKRLPYVFKVFNSALNNQTPALSATNNVMEILKQKGFPCPEVIPTVKGDLFQLQEFTKLTPSVSPGVLSGIPTANICKRKSVSEIGSLKDTFAVHLLTYIPGVTIHDLDVLPDHIFEEMGEHLGRMHLIFQGIKLDYGCLKEKGDNNPWSLMRLSYVTNWLNFVNDPRRVHTIQSVIDSFDRHVLTNRNRLTEAIIHGDYNDVNVLASVPLPNSKDEIRVSGIIDFEHICYSYRVFDVGIAIMYILQCKVPDTDKAAMLFLRGYTKHCQLTQIERDCLYYCVAARFAQSLVYGLYHYAKHQDEYVVFSQVRGWDALEQMWSRGKDASYKCWNVQ